A single window of Candidatus Dormiibacterota bacterium DNA harbors:
- the arsM gene encoding arsenite methyltransferase, with product MDTIQESVRAKYAETAIKLRDGGSCCDSSCCGGSDAASGPIGADEYSKAEVADLGLSLGDSLGCGNPTALAQLHPGEIVLDLGSGAGLDVLLSARRVSPGGHAYGVDMTDEMLALANENKARAGVANATFLRGTIEAIPLPGAAVDVVISNCVINLAADKTAVLREAFRVLKTGGRLAVSDMVELEPLPAHVKSAMDAWAGCVAGTIPVDAYRAAVLDAGFYAVEIEITNSFGPGEAGLADGSGKIGSAFVRALKR from the coding sequence ATGGATACGATTCAGGAGTCCGTCCGAGCCAAGTACGCGGAGACCGCGATCAAGTTACGCGATGGGGGAAGCTGTTGTGACTCGAGCTGTTGTGGCGGGTCCGATGCGGCCAGCGGCCCGATCGGCGCCGACGAGTACTCGAAAGCGGAGGTCGCCGACCTCGGGCTTTCCCTCGGCGACAGCCTGGGCTGCGGCAACCCGACGGCGCTCGCGCAGCTCCATCCCGGAGAGATCGTGCTGGACCTCGGGAGCGGCGCCGGCCTGGACGTGCTCCTCTCGGCGCGGCGGGTATCCCCCGGCGGTCATGCTTACGGCGTTGACATGACCGACGAGATGCTGGCACTGGCCAACGAAAACAAGGCCCGAGCGGGCGTCGCGAATGCGACCTTCCTCAGAGGCACCATCGAGGCGATTCCGCTCCCGGGCGCCGCGGTGGACGTCGTCATCTCTAATTGCGTCATCAACCTGGCCGCCGACAAGACGGCGGTGCTGAGAGAGGCATTTCGCGTCCTCAAGACTGGCGGGCGGCTCGCCGTCTCCGACATGGTCGAGCTGGAGCCGCTGCCAGCGCATGTCAAATCGGCAATGGATGCCTGGGCCGGCTGCGTGGCGGGCACGATCCCCGTCGACGCCTATCGCGCCGCCGTACTCGACGCGGGCTTCTACGCCGTCGAGATCGAAATCACCAACAGCTTTGGACCGGGCGAAGCCGGCTTAGCGGACGGTTCAGGAAAAATCGGCAGCGCGTTCGTCCGCGCGTTAAAGCGGTAA
- a CDS encoding metalloregulator ArsR/SmtB family transcription factor, whose amino-acid sequence MVKAALSERVKGVCCPPAMSMTVAKVDQSVEVLKALADPTRLQMISILKHSPEPVCICDFTAAFDLSQPTISHHMAKLREAGLVEVSKGGIWAYYRLAGRLEPKTRALLDVLT is encoded by the coding sequence ATGGTGAAAGCTGCGCTCTCCGAACGTGTCAAGGGCGTCTGCTGCCCGCCCGCGATGTCGATGACCGTCGCGAAAGTCGATCAGTCGGTGGAGGTACTGAAGGCACTCGCCGATCCCACGCGGCTGCAAATGATCAGTATCCTGAAGCACTCGCCGGAGCCGGTTTGCATCTGCGACTTCACGGCCGCGTTCGATTTGAGCCAGCCGACGATCTCGCATCACATGGCGAAGCTGCGCGAAGCCGGTCTGGTCGAGGTCAGCAAGGGCGGGATCTGGGCCTACTATCGGCTGGCCGGCCGCCTCGAACCCAAGACCCGCGCGCTGCTCGACGTCCTTACCTGA
- a CDS encoding arsenate reductase ArsC, translated as MARVLFVCKQNAGRSQMSQALFERIANGRHESLSAGTRPAEHVHPVVVAAMREQGIDLSARRPQKLTDELGEWADVVVTMGCGDECPYIPGKKYVDWDLTDPADQPLHAVRAIRDDISTHVKQLARDLDSSSVGSG; from the coding sequence ATGGCGCGGGTGCTGTTCGTCTGCAAACAGAATGCCGGGCGGTCGCAAATGAGCCAGGCGCTTTTCGAACGGATTGCCAACGGTCGGCACGAGTCTCTCTCGGCGGGCACCCGACCGGCCGAGCACGTGCACCCGGTCGTCGTCGCGGCGATGCGCGAGCAGGGGATCGATCTTTCGGCGCGGCGACCGCAGAAGTTGACCGACGAGCTGGGCGAGTGGGCTGACGTGGTGGTGACGATGGGGTGCGGAGACGAGTGTCCCTACATCCCGGGAAAAAAGTACGTCGACTGGGATCTGACGGATCCCGCGGACCAGCCGCTGCATGCAGTGCGGGCCATCCGCGATGACATCAGCACGCACGTCAAACAGCTCGCGCGAGATCTCGATTCTTCGAGCGTGGGGTCAGGCTAA